TGCTGCGCGGCGGCATCCGGCTGGAGCGGTTCTGGATCGACTGGATCACCGAGTACCTGCAGGCCCACCACACCTCCCCGACCCGTGAGGCATCCGCATGACGCACCCCCGCTACCCCCACCTCCTCGAGCCGCTGACCCTCGGCACGGGACCCGACGCGCTCGTGCTGCGCAACCGCGTCGTGATGGGCTCGATGCACACCGGCCTCGAGGACCACCCGTGGGACATCGACAAGCTCAGCGCCTTCTTCGTCGAGCGGGCGCGCGGCGGCGTCGGGCTCATCATCACGGGCGGGTACGCCCCCACCAAGCGCGGCTGGCTCAAGCCGTTCGCCTCGGAGATGACCAACCGCCTCCACGCGATGCGGCACGAGCGGATCACCGGCGCGGTGCACGACGCGGGCGGTGCCATCGCGCTGCAGGTCCTGCACGCCGGCCGCTACGGCTACCACCCGCTCTCGCAGAGCGCCTCGGACAAGAAGTCGCCGATCACGCCGTTCAAGCCGAGCGCCATGTCGAGCAAGGAGGTCGACCACACCGCGACCGCCTTCGCGAGGAGCGTCGCGCTGGCCCGCAAGGCCGGCTACGACGCGGTCGAGATCATGGGCTCCGAGGGCTACCTCATCAACCAGTTCCTCGCCGCGCGCACCAACGACCGCGACGACCAGTGGGGCGGCTCCGCGGCCCGGCGCATGCACTTCGCCGTCGAGGTCGTCCGTCGCTCGCGCGAGCTGGTGGGCGACGACTTCCCGATCGTCTACCGGATCTCGCTGCTCGACCTGGTCGAGGGCGGCCAGACCTGGGAGGAGACCGCCGAGCTCGCCCTGCACCTGCAGGCGGCCGGCGTCACCGTGCTCAACACCGGCATCGGCTGGCACGAGGCCCGCGTGCCGACGATCATCACGCAGGTCCCCCGCGGCGCCTGGCGCTCGCACACCGCGCGGCTGAAGCAGCTCGTCGACGTCCCGGTCTGTGCCTCCAACCGGATCAACACCCCCGAGCTGGCCGAGGACATCCTCGCCACCGGGGACGCCGACCTCGTCTCCATGGCGCGACCGCTGCTCGCCGACCCGGCGTTCGTGGCCAAGGCGATGGACGAGCGCGCGGACGAGATCAACACCTGCATCGCCTGCAACCAGGCCTGCCTCGACCACGTGTTCTCCAACGACCGGGCGTCCTGCCTGGTCAACCCGCGTGCCTGCCACGAGACCGAGCTGGTCCTGGTGCCGACGCTGCGCAGGCGTACGGTGGCCGTCGTCGGGGCGGGCCCCGCCGGCCTCGCCGCGGCGACCAGCGCCGCCGAGCGCGGCTTCGCCGTGACCCTCTTCGAGCGGTCGTCCGAGCTCGGCGGCCAGTTCCGGCTGGCGATGGCCGTGCCCGGCAAGGAGGACTTCGCCGACACGCTGCGCTACTTCACCCGCCGGCTCGAGGTCCTCGGGGTCGACGTACGCCTCGGCGCGGAGGCCACGTCCGAGGACCTGGCCGGCTTCGACGAGGTGGTCGTGGCCACCGGCGTCCAGCCCCGGATGCCAGCCATCCCCGGCATCGACCACCCCAGCGTGGCGTCGTACGCCGACGTGCTGAGCGGCGCGGTCGTCCCGGGCCGCCGGGTCGCGGTGATCGGGGCCGGCGGCATCGGCGTCGACGTCAGCGTCTTCCTCGCCCACACCGAGGAGGACCTCGACGACTGGATGGCCCACTGGGGCGTCGGCGACCCGACCCTGCACGAGGGCGGACTGACCGAGCGCAAGCCCCGCACCCCGGCTCGCGAGGTGACGCTGGTGCAGCGCAAGACCACCCCGATCGGCATCGGCCTGGGCAGGACGTCCGGCTGGGCGCACCGCGCCGTCCTCAAGCAGTCGCAGGTCACCCAGGTCAGCGGGGCGACCTACGACCGCATCGACGACGCGGGCCTCCACGTGACCGTGGACGGCGTCGCCCGGGTCATCGAGGTGGACACGGTCGTGGTGTGCGCGGGCCAGGACTCGGTGCGCGGGCTCTACGACGGCCTCGACCGCGAGGCCCACCTCATCGGCGGCGCCGACGTCTCGGCCGAGCTCGACGCCAAGCGGGCGATCAAGCAGGGCACGGAGGTCGTCGCCGCCCTCTGAGCCGGGGCCGGTCAGGACCCCAGCGCGGCGACCTTCGCCACCAGCCTCCGCAGCCGGGTGTCGCGGTGGACGGTCAGGGTCCCGCCGTCGCTGTCCAGGCCGAACAGCGGCAGCAGGTCGGGCCGGCCCTCGTGCTCGGCCATGAGCAGCAGGGCGTCGCGGTCGTAGTCGCCGGCGAGCTCGGCGGCCAGCACGGGGTCGTCGGAGGAGATGGCGGTGTTGATGGCGTCGACGTAGTGCGCGTACAGGGCGTCGAGGTCGTCGGTGAGACGCGGCATGGCGGGTCCTTTCGCGGGTCGTGCCCCAGTGTGCCCTGTCAGAGCAGGCGGCCGCAGTGCGGCCACGGGGACCGCCCGCGGGACTTGTAGAGCAGCTTGGCGCGGTAGGTCTGCTCACCGGGCGACGCGTGGTGGGGCATGCCGGAGCCGCCGACGCTGCGCCAGGTCGCGACGTTGAACTGGTAGAGGCCGTAGTAGCCGGCCGGGTTCACCGCGCGCGGGTTGCCGCCGGACTCACAGCCGGCGAGTGCGCCCCAGTTGAGGCCGTCGGCGCCGTCGACCGAGAAGGGCTGGCGGCCGACGAGCACGCGGCGCGGCTGCGGCTTGCGGACCCACGTGCGCGACGCGACGCGGTAGCGCTCCGGCTCGCCGTTGTGGAGGGTGCGCACGACCTCGACCCGCTGGACGCCGGCGCGGCCGTCCCGGACCACCTTGCGGCGACCGGGGGCGAGCTTGGTCGTCGGGACCTCGACGACACCGGGGCGGACGCGGGTGCGCTTCGTCGTACGCCGCTTCTCCACGTCGACCAGGCGCACGGTGTCACCGTGGCGGACGCGCTTGGCGCTCCCGCGGACCTCGCGGCCGTCGCGCACGACCTCGACGAGGTCGTTGCCGTCGAC
This genomic stretch from Nocardioides renjunii harbors:
- a CDS encoding NADPH-dependent 2,4-dienoyl-CoA reductase yields the protein MTHPRYPHLLEPLTLGTGPDALVLRNRVVMGSMHTGLEDHPWDIDKLSAFFVERARGGVGLIITGGYAPTKRGWLKPFASEMTNRLHAMRHERITGAVHDAGGAIALQVLHAGRYGYHPLSQSASDKKSPITPFKPSAMSSKEVDHTATAFARSVALARKAGYDAVEIMGSEGYLINQFLAARTNDRDDQWGGSAARRMHFAVEVVRRSRELVGDDFPIVYRISLLDLVEGGQTWEETAELALHLQAAGVTVLNTGIGWHEARVPTIITQVPRGAWRSHTARLKQLVDVPVCASNRINTPELAEDILATGDADLVSMARPLLADPAFVAKAMDERADEINTCIACNQACLDHVFSNDRASCLVNPRACHETELVLVPTLRRRTVAVVGAGPAGLAAATSAAERGFAVTLFERSSELGGQFRLAMAVPGKEDFADTLRYFTRRLEVLGVDVRLGAEATSEDLAGFDEVVVATGVQPRMPAIPGIDHPSVASYADVLSGAVVPGRRVAVIGAGGIGVDVSVFLAHTEEDLDDWMAHWGVGDPTLHEGGLTERKPRTPAREVTLVQRKTTPIGIGLGRTSGWAHRAVLKQSQVTQVSGATYDRIDDAGLHVTVDGVARVIEVDTVVVCAGQDSVRGLYDGLDREAHLIGGADVSAELDAKRAIKQGTEVVAAL
- a CDS encoding resuscitation-promoting factor, with protein sequence MRPTPRTASTSSSTPVTSRLRGLVAGTAVAALALGLAPGATAQVASSEAADTPERAQVAVRLKVATEPVVRVAVPRRTWPSRLVQAQGVPVDGNDLVEVVRDGREVRGSAKRVRHGDTVRLVDVEKRRTTKRTRVRPGVVEVPTTKLAPGRRKVVRDGRAGVQRVEVVRTLHNGEPERYRVASRTWVRKPQPRRVLVGRQPFSVDGADGLNWGALAGCESGGNPRAVNPAGYYGLYQFNVATWRSVGGSGMPHHASPGEQTYRAKLLYKSRGRSPWPHCGRLL